The following are encoded in a window of Castanea sativa cultivar Marrone di Chiusa Pesio chromosome 9, ASM4071231v1 genomic DNA:
- the LOC142609988 gene encoding late embryogenesis abundant protein B19.3-like yields the protein MASGQERSELDFRARQGETVIPGGTGGKSLEAQEHLAEGRSRGGQTRKEQLGHEGYQQLGSRGGQTRREQLGHEGYQEIGSKGGQTRKQQLGHEGYQEMGRKGGLSTMDKSGGERAAEEGIEIDESKFKTKNR from the exons atggcaTCAGGACAGGAAAGATCAGAACTTGACTTCAGGGCAAGGCAAGGAGAGACTGTTATTCCTGGTGGAACTGGTGGAAAGAGCCTTGAAGCCCAGGAGCACCTAGCTGAAG GACGTAGCCGTGGAGGGCAGACTAGAAAGGAGCAGCTTGGACATGAAGGGTACCAGCAGTTAGGCAGCAGAGGAGGACAGACTAGGAGAGAGCAGCTGGGACATGAGGGTTACCAAGAGATTGGATCCAAAGGAGGACAGACTAGGAAACAGCAGCTTGGACATGAAGGGTATCAGGAGATGGGTCGCAAAGGCGGAttgagcaccatggacaagtcTGGAGGAGAGCGTGCAGCAGAGGAAGGGATTGAGATTGATGAGTCCAAGTTCAAGACTAAGAACCGTtga
- the LOC142609662 gene encoding mitochondrial succinate-fumarate transporter 1 has translation MKSEESQFPEKKPQRKTIPPYMKAISGSLGGIVEACCLQPIDVIKTRLQLDRSGNYRGIIHCGTTITRSEGVRALWKGLTPFATHLTLKYTLRMGSNAMFQSAFKDSESGKISNKGRLLSGFGAGVLEALAIVTPFEVVKIRLQQQRGLSPELLKYKGPVHCARLIIREEGILGLWAGAAPTVMRNGTNQAAMFTAKNAFDVLLWKKHEGDGKVLQLWQSMISGFLAGTAGPVCTGPFDVVKTRLMAQTREGGALKYKGMIHAIRTIYAEEGLLALWKGLLPRLMRIPPGQAIMWAVADQVTGFYEGRYLRGAPL, from the exons ATGAAATCCGAGGAATCCCAATTCCCGGAAAAGAAGCCACAGAGGAAAACGATCCCACCTTACATGAAAGCAATCTCAGGCTCGCTCGGCGGAATCGTGGAGGCCTGTTGTTTGCAGCCGATCGAcgttatcaagacccggctccaGCTCGACCGGTCCGGGAATTACAGGGGAATAATCCACTGCGGCACCACGATTACTCGCTCCGAGGGCGTGCGAGCCCTGTGGAAGGGCTTGACTCCCTTCGCTACTCACCTCACTCTCAAGTACACGCTTCGAATGGGCTCCAATGCCATGTTTCAGAGCGCTTTCAAGGACTCTGAGTCTGGGAAGATCAGCAATAAGGGGAGGTTGCTCTCTGGGTTCGGTGCTGGAGTCCTCGAAGCTCTCGCTATCGTTACGCCTTTTgag GTGGTTAAAATTAGATTGCAGCAACAGAGAGGTTTGAGTCCTGAGCTTCTGAAGTATAAGGGTCCTGTGCACTGTGCTCGTTTGATCATCCGGGAAGAAGGCATCCTTGGTCTCTGGGCAGGGGCTGCTCCAACTGTTATGCGTAACGGGACAAACCAGGCTGCCATGTTTACAGcgaaaaatgcttttgatgtaCTATTGTGGAAAAAACATGAAGGTGATGGGAAAGTCCTCCAACTATGGCAGTCTATGATATCAGGATTTCTTGCAGGTACAGCAGGTCCTGTGTGTACTGGACCCTTTGACGTTGTGAAAACAAGGTTGATGGCTCAAACCCGGGAGGGAGGTGCATTGAAATACAAAGGTATGATCCATGCCATCAGAACAATATATGCAGAGGAAGGGCTTCTTGCCTTGTGGAAAGGACTTTTGCCGCGACTCATGAGGATCCCACCTGGCCAGGCCATAATGTGGGCTGTGGCTGACCAAGTGACTGGGTTTTATGAGGGGAGATATCTTCGTGGTGCACCCTTGTAG